Proteins encoded within one genomic window of Pongo pygmaeus isolate AG05252 chromosome 6, NHGRI_mPonPyg2-v2.0_pri, whole genome shotgun sequence:
- the GHRHR gene encoding growth hormone-releasing hormone receptor: MDRRMWGAHVFWVLSPLPTVLGHMHPECDFITQLREDESACLQAAEEMPNTTLGCPRTWDGLLCWPTAGSGEWVTLPCPDFFSHFSSESGAVKRDCTITGWSEPFPPYPVACPVPLELLAEEESYFSTVKIIYTMGHSISIVALFVAITILVALRRLHCPRNYVHTQLFATFILKAGAVFLKDAALFHSDDTDHCSFSTVLCKVSVATSHFATMTNFSWLLAEAVYLTCLLASTSPSSRRAFWWLVLAGWGLPMLFTGMWVGCKLAFEDIACWDLDDSSPYWWIIKGPIVLSVGVNFGLFLNIIRILVRKLEPTQGSLHTQSQYWRLSKSTLFLIPLFGIHYIIFNFLPDNAGLGIRLPLELGLGSFQGFIVAILYCFLNQEVRTEISRKWHGHDPELLPAWRTRAKWTTPSRSAAKVLTSMC, translated from the exons ATGGACCGCCGGATGTGGGGGGCCCACGTCTTCTGGGTGTTGAGCCCGTTACCGACC GTATTGGGCCACATGCACCCAGAATGTGACTTCATCACCCAGCTGAGAGAGGATGAGAGTGCCTGTCTACAAGCAGCAGAGGAGATGCCCAACACCACCCTGG GCTGCCCTAGGACCTGGGATGGGCTGCTGTGCTGGCCGACGGCAGGCTCTGGCGAGTGGGTCACCCTCCCCTGCCCGGATTTCTTCTCTCACTTCAGCTCAGAGTCAG GGGCTGTGAAACGGGATTGTACTATCACTGGCTGGTCTGAGCCCTTTCCACCTTACCCTGTGGCCTGCCCTGTGCCTCTGGAGCTGCTGGCTGAGGAG GAATCTTACTTCTCCACGGTGAAGATTATCTACACCATGGGCCATAGCATATCTATTGTAGCCCTCTTCGTGGCCATCACCATCCTGGTTGCTCTCAG GAGGCTCCACTGTCCCCGGAACTACGTCCACACCCAGCTGTTCGCCACTTTTATCCTAAAGGCGGGAGCTGTGTTCCTGAAGGATGCCGCCCTTTTCCACAGTGATGACACTGACCACTGCAGCTTCTCCACT GTTCTATGCAAGGTCTCCGTGGCCACCTCCCATTTCGCCACCATGACCAACTTCAGCTGGCTGTTGGCAGAAGCCGTCTACCTGACCTGCCTCCTGGCCTCCACCTCCCCCAGCTCAAGGAGAGCCTTCTGGTGGCTGGTTCTCGCTGGCTGGG GGCTGCCCATGCTCTTCACTGGCATGTGGGTGGGCTGCAAGCTGGCCTTCGAGGACATCGC GTGCTGGGACCTGGACGACAGCTCCCCCTACTGGTGGATTATCAAAGGGCCCATTGTCCTCTCGGTCGGG GTGAACTTTGGGCTTTTTCTCAATATTATCCGCATCCTGGTGAGGAAACTGGAGCCAACTCAGGGCAGCCTCCATACCCAGTCTCAGTATTG GCGTCTCTCCAAGTCGACACTTTTCCTGATCCCACTCTTTGGAATTCACTACATCATCTTCAACTTCCTGCCAGACAATGCTGGCCTGGGCATCCGCCTCCCCCTGGAGCTGGGACTGGGTTCCTTCCAG GGCTTCATCGTTGCCATCCTCTACTGCTTCCTCAACCAAGAG GTGAGGACTGAGATCTCACGGAAGTGGCATGGCCATGACCCTGAGCTTCTCCCAGCCTGGAGGACCCGTGCTAAGTGGACCACGCCTTCCCGCTCGGCGGCAAAGGTGCTGACATCTATGTGCTAG